One Amycolatopsis sp. NBC_00355 genomic window carries:
- a CDS encoding PadR family transcriptional regulator codes for MSLRHAVLGLLDEAPASGYDLLKRFEQAMSNVWAATQSQLYGELGKLEKAGLIRVLAEGPRGRKEYEITEDGRVELRHWLVEVKPNRSPRNEVLLRVYFLGSVSPEKAKEFIEYMGENSREREERLTALEASIDWGDDNEAQYGRLVLEWGKRFSAMSREWSEWAVKQIG; via the coding sequence ATGAGTCTTCGACACGCCGTGCTGGGGCTGCTGGACGAGGCGCCGGCCAGTGGTTACGACCTGCTGAAACGCTTCGAGCAGGCGATGTCCAACGTGTGGGCGGCGACCCAGAGCCAGCTCTACGGCGAGCTCGGCAAGCTCGAGAAGGCCGGTCTGATCCGGGTGCTCGCGGAGGGACCGCGCGGGCGCAAGGAGTACGAGATCACCGAGGACGGCCGCGTGGAGCTGCGGCACTGGCTGGTCGAGGTCAAACCCAACCGGTCCCCGCGCAACGAGGTCCTGCTGCGCGTCTACTTCCTGGGCTCGGTGTCGCCGGAGAAGGCGAAGGAGTTCATCGAGTACATGGGCGAGAACAGCCGCGAGCGCGAAGAACGCCTCACGGCGCTGGAGGCGTCCATCGACTGGGGCGACGACAACGAAGCCCAGTACGGCCGCCTGGTCCTGGAGTGGGGCAAGCGCTTCTCGGCGATGAGCCGCGAGTGGTCCGAGTGGGCCGTCAAGCAGATCGGGTAA
- a CDS encoding carotenoid oxygenase family protein — MTTTDFHLTGAYAPVHDELTAFDLPVTGALPPELTGWYLRNGPNPRTGSKHWFTGDGMLHGVRLEHGRAAWYRNRWVRTESFGDDDATLYNADGTRNLRTSTANTHVVNHAGRTLALVESSLPYEITTELDTVGAYDFGGELADSMTAHPKICPTTGELHFFGYGSITAPHVSYYRADASGKLAVRQPIDVPGLTMMHDFALTASHAVFYDLPVVFDRASVGQGMPYRWDAGYGARLGVLRRDDPAGGVRWFDVEPCYVFHTLNAHDTADGRIVVTVVRYDHLWWEGHEPSPGVLWRWSLDPATGRVTEERLDDRPAEFPRIDDRLAGSDVRFGHVTQSGRDGEQSFLRRHDLHTGAVEQHVFAPGRTPGEAVFVPAGSGDGWLLTYVYDAAEDRSDLVVFDAGDVAAAPVAVVHLPQRVPAGFHGNWLPDA; from the coding sequence ATGACCACCACCGACTTCCACCTCACCGGCGCCTACGCCCCCGTCCACGACGAGCTGACGGCGTTCGACCTGCCGGTGACCGGCGCGCTGCCGCCCGAGCTGACCGGCTGGTACCTGCGCAACGGCCCCAACCCGCGCACCGGCAGCAAGCACTGGTTCACCGGCGACGGCATGCTCCACGGCGTCCGCCTCGAGCACGGCCGCGCCGCCTGGTACCGCAACCGCTGGGTCCGCACCGAAAGCTTCGGCGACGACGACGCCACGCTCTACAACGCCGACGGCACCCGGAACCTGCGCACCAGCACGGCCAACACGCACGTCGTCAACCACGCCGGCCGGACGCTCGCGCTCGTCGAGTCGTCGCTGCCGTACGAGATCACGACCGAGCTGGACACCGTGGGCGCGTACGACTTCGGCGGCGAACTGGCCGACTCGATGACCGCGCACCCGAAGATCTGCCCCACGACCGGCGAGCTGCACTTCTTCGGCTACGGCAGCATCACCGCCCCGCACGTGAGCTACTACCGCGCCGACGCGAGCGGGAAGCTCGCCGTCCGGCAGCCGATCGACGTGCCGGGCCTGACGATGATGCACGACTTCGCGCTCACCGCGTCCCACGCCGTGTTCTACGACCTGCCGGTGGTGTTCGACCGGGCGTCGGTCGGGCAGGGCATGCCCTACCGCTGGGACGCCGGCTACGGCGCGCGCCTCGGCGTGCTGCGCCGCGACGACCCGGCCGGCGGCGTCCGCTGGTTCGACGTCGAACCCTGCTACGTCTTCCACACGCTCAACGCGCACGACACCGCCGACGGCCGGATCGTGGTGACCGTCGTCCGCTACGACCACCTGTGGTGGGAGGGGCACGAGCCGTCACCCGGCGTGCTGTGGCGCTGGAGCCTCGACCCGGCGACCGGGCGCGTCACCGAGGAGCGCCTCGACGACCGGCCCGCCGAGTTCCCGCGCATCGACGACCGCCTCGCCGGCTCCGACGTCCGGTTCGGGCACGTCACGCAGAGCGGCCGCGACGGCGAGCAGAGCTTCCTGCGCCGCCACGACCTGCACACCGGCGCCGTCGAGCAGCACGTCTTCGCGCCCGGGCGCACCCCCGGCGAGGCCGTCTTCGTCCCGGCCGGGAGCGGCGACGGCTGGCTGCTCACCTACGTCTACGACGCCGCCGAAGACCGCAGCGACCTCGTGGTCTTCGACGCCGGGGACGTCGCCGCCGCGCCGGTCGCCGTCGTCCACCTGCCGCAGCGCGTGCCGGCGGGGTTCCACGGGAACTGGCTGCCGGACGCGTGA
- a CDS encoding DUF427 domain-containing protein has product MSTPVRGRVRVAQGAKRVRVFLGGQAVADTVHPLLVWEVPYYPTYYFPRADVESGLLTPSGRTSHSPSRGEGVRSTIKVAGSEAVDGALEYPDSPIEELRGHVRFDFAAFDWFEEDEQIFTHPRDPGVRVDILPSSRHVRIEVDGVTVADTVRPHLLFETNLPTRYYLPRVDVRMDLLEKTQTVTHCPYKGATEYFSVAGHEDLAWSYPTPLPESTRVAGLVAFLDEKVDVYVDGVLQERPRTKFA; this is encoded by the coding sequence ATGAGCACTCCGGTACGCGGGCGCGTCCGCGTGGCACAAGGCGCGAAGCGGGTTCGGGTGTTCCTCGGCGGGCAGGCCGTCGCGGACACGGTGCACCCCCTCCTGGTGTGGGAAGTCCCGTACTACCCCACGTACTACTTCCCACGCGCGGACGTGGAGAGCGGCCTGCTCACCCCTTCCGGCCGGACGTCGCACTCGCCCAGCCGGGGGGAAGGTGTCCGGTCGACGATAAAGGTTGCCGGGTCCGAGGCGGTGGACGGCGCGCTGGAGTACCCGGATTCGCCCATCGAGGAGCTGCGCGGCCACGTGCGGTTCGACTTCGCCGCCTTCGACTGGTTCGAGGAGGACGAGCAGATCTTCACCCACCCCCGCGATCCCGGGGTGCGCGTCGACATCCTGCCCAGCTCGCGGCACGTCCGGATCGAGGTCGACGGCGTGACCGTGGCCGACACCGTCCGCCCGCACCTGCTGTTCGAGACGAACCTGCCCACCCGGTACTACCTGCCGCGCGTGGACGTCCGGATGGACCTGCTCGAGAAGACCCAGACCGTGACGCACTGCCCGTACAAGGGCGCGACGGAGTACTTCTCGGTGGCCGGGCACGAGGACCTCGCCTGGAGCTATCCGACGCCGCTGCCGGAGAGCACGCGCGTCGCCGGGCTGGTCGCCTTCCTCGACGAGAAGGTCGACGTCTACGTGGACGGCGTCCTGCAGGAGCGGCCCAGGACCAAGTTCGCCTGA
- a CDS encoding ROK family protein: MAGVEIPTVGTPAGMRKINQRAVLDLLRRSGPATRPQVAKDTGLSKPTVSQALLALEAAGLARPTGHTSTGTGRSAVLYEADPTAGYVLGVDIGREHIRVAVSDLGRTLVARRDERNSARSGAALVAAVGRIAADAVAEAGLTAGDIVVRVVGSPGVADPDKRCFRHAPNLPGWGRAGLIDDLEAALGPDLMVENDANLTAVGEGESGAARGVSVFGCITIGTGVGMGIMVDGRVFRGATGAAGEIGYLPYGRTRASDSPGLPPTRGHLEEATAAQSVVRGARELGLGTAKSAREVFRLAREGDELARRAVETEADRLAYTVASVAAVIDPELIVLGGGMGTAADLLLEPIDRALRAFTPLVPKVVQGELGEDAVLTGAISVGLRAAEGLVFDRRVGAA, translated from the coding sequence GTGGCCGGCGTAGAAATCCCCACGGTCGGGACCCCCGCCGGGATGCGGAAGATCAACCAGCGCGCGGTGCTGGACCTGCTGCGGCGCAGCGGCCCGGCGACGCGGCCGCAGGTCGCGAAGGACACCGGGCTGTCGAAGCCGACGGTCAGCCAGGCGCTGCTGGCGCTCGAGGCGGCCGGCCTGGCGCGCCCGACCGGGCACACCTCCACCGGCACCGGACGCTCGGCGGTGCTGTACGAAGCCGACCCGACCGCGGGGTACGTCCTGGGCGTCGACATCGGCCGCGAGCACATCCGCGTCGCCGTGTCGGACCTCGGCCGGACGCTCGTGGCGCGCCGCGACGAACGCAACTCCGCCCGCTCCGGCGCGGCGCTGGTCGCCGCTGTCGGCCGGATCGCCGCCGACGCCGTCGCCGAGGCCGGGCTGACGGCGGGCGACATCGTTGTCCGCGTCGTCGGCTCCCCCGGCGTCGCCGACCCGGACAAGCGCTGCTTCCGGCACGCGCCGAACCTGCCGGGCTGGGGCCGGGCCGGGCTGATCGACGACCTCGAGGCCGCGCTGGGCCCGGACCTGATGGTCGAGAACGACGCGAACCTCACCGCCGTCGGCGAAGGCGAAAGCGGCGCCGCGCGGGGGGTGTCGGTGTTCGGCTGCATCACGATCGGCACCGGCGTCGGCATGGGCATCATGGTCGACGGCCGGGTGTTCCGCGGCGCCACCGGCGCGGCGGGCGAGATCGGCTACCTCCCGTACGGCCGCACGCGCGCGTCCGACTCCCCGGGCCTGCCGCCCACCCGCGGCCACCTGGAGGAGGCGACGGCGGCGCAGTCGGTCGTCCGCGGCGCCCGCGAACTCGGCCTGGGGACAGCGAAATCGGCCCGCGAGGTGTTCCGCCTGGCCCGCGAAGGCGACGAGCTGGCCCGCCGCGCGGTGGAGACGGAAGCGGATCGCCTGGCGTACACGGTGGCCTCGGTGGCGGCGGTGATCGACCCGGAACTGATCGTCCTGGGCGGCGGCATGGGCACGGCGGCAGACCTGCTGCTGGAGCCGATCGACCGCGCGTTGCGCGCGTTCACGCCGCTGGTCCCGAAGGTGGTCCAGGGTGAGCTGGGCGAGGACGCGGTCCTGACGGGCGCGATCAGCGTGGGGCTGCGGGCGGCCGAAGGCCTGGTCTTCGACCGCCGTGTCGGGGCTGCCTGA
- a CDS encoding pyridoxamine 5'-phosphate oxidase family protein has translation MVVESSRVPAELAEGFVRVAHRIVWCTMVTVDRRGRPRSRVVHPIWERTPEGLSGRLFTRPTPLKVAHLTASPYVSCSYWDPQHEVAVAECRADFADDEATRKYLWDLFESTPEPLGYNPKILGGEDHLDPKITVLRLTPWRISTGGEAWRAA, from the coding sequence ATGGTTGTGGAATCTAGCAGAGTGCCGGCAGAGCTGGCCGAAGGGTTCGTCCGCGTGGCGCACCGGATCGTCTGGTGCACGATGGTGACGGTCGACCGCCGCGGCCGGCCGCGGTCCCGGGTCGTCCACCCGATCTGGGAGCGGACGCCGGAAGGCCTGTCCGGCCGGCTGTTCACCCGCCCGACGCCGCTGAAGGTCGCGCACCTGACGGCGTCGCCGTACGTGTCGTGCTCGTACTGGGACCCGCAGCACGAGGTCGCGGTCGCGGAGTGCCGGGCGGACTTCGCCGACGACGAGGCGACCCGCAAGTACCTGTGGGACCTGTTCGAGTCGACGCCGGAGCCGCTGGGCTACAACCCGAAGATCCTGGGCGGCGAGGACCACCTGGACCCGAAGATCACGGTGCTGCGCTTGACACCCTGGCGGATCTCGACGGGCGGCGAAGCCTGGCGCGCGGCTTAG
- a CDS encoding MarR family winged helix-turn-helix transcriptional regulator, producing the protein MVVHPTADGLDLSLTALFAGWAMTDEVQRRLAERGFGDLRFNDGVVIQHVLAAPLSITALAERMGVTQQAASKAVADLERRGLVRREPDPADARTKLLHLTEHALHAVEATRALRKELQEELVADYGAERVEDARKLLASVIARYGGGDAIRGRRVRPPR; encoded by the coding sequence ATGGTTGTGCATCCTACGGCAGACGGCCTCGATCTGTCACTCACCGCCCTCTTCGCGGGCTGGGCCATGACCGACGAGGTCCAGCGGCGGCTGGCCGAGCGGGGCTTCGGAGACCTGCGCTTCAACGACGGCGTCGTCATCCAGCACGTCCTGGCCGCGCCGCTGTCCATCACCGCGCTGGCCGAGCGGATGGGGGTGACGCAGCAGGCCGCGTCGAAGGCCGTCGCCGACCTCGAACGCCGGGGCCTGGTCCGCCGCGAGCCCGACCCGGCCGACGCGCGGACCAAGCTCCTGCACCTCACCGAGCACGCGCTTCACGCGGTCGAAGCGACACGCGCGCTCCGCAAAGAGCTCCAGGAGGAACTGGTCGCGGACTACGGCGCCGAACGCGTCGAGGACGCCCGGAAGCTCCTGGCGTCGGTCATCGCGCGCTACGGCGGCGGCGACGCCATTCGCGGCCGACGGGTCCGCCCGCCGCGGTGA
- a CDS encoding nuclear transport factor 2 family protein: MSETREIVVECLENLFVRKDIDAAKAVLHPDFVTHSPGLPSGRDAFADAVKNSPLMGGTTTIEHVVAEHDLVVAHLRVQLPGSTYAVVDILRVEGGLLVEHWDVKEAR; this comes from the coding sequence ATGAGCGAAACCCGCGAAATCGTCGTCGAATGCCTGGAGAACCTGTTCGTGCGTAAGGACATCGACGCCGCGAAAGCCGTCCTGCACCCCGATTTCGTGACCCACAGCCCCGGCCTCCCCTCGGGCCGTGACGCGTTCGCCGACGCCGTGAAGAACTCGCCGCTCATGGGCGGGACCACGACGATCGAGCACGTCGTCGCCGAGCACGACCTCGTCGTGGCCCACCTGCGCGTGCAGCTGCCCGGAAGCACCTACGCCGTCGTCGACATCCTGCGCGTCGAAGGCGGCCTGCTCGTCGAGCACTGGGACGTCAAGGAAGCCCGCTAG
- a CDS encoding PaaI family thioesterase — protein sequence MTDVAAETRSKTITWQDPLATARLGLTMTGFEYLTAIAEGRIPGPPIAAHFGMRWESIGHGEVVAVIEPDESMYNPIGMVHGGVAATMLDSVVGCAVHSTLPAGVGYSSVELKVSYLRAIHAGRGEIRATGRVVKEGSRIAFAEGEIRDADGKLLATASGTCVITR from the coding sequence ATGACCGATGTCGCCGCCGAGACCCGCTCGAAGACGATCACCTGGCAGGACCCGCTGGCGACGGCCCGGCTCGGCCTGACGATGACGGGTTTCGAGTACCTGACGGCGATCGCCGAGGGCCGCATCCCCGGCCCGCCGATCGCCGCGCACTTCGGGATGCGGTGGGAAAGCATCGGGCACGGCGAGGTCGTCGCGGTCATCGAGCCGGACGAGTCGATGTACAACCCGATCGGCATGGTGCACGGCGGCGTCGCGGCCACGATGCTGGACTCGGTGGTCGGCTGCGCGGTGCACTCGACGTTGCCGGCCGGGGTCGGCTACTCGTCGGTGGAGCTCAAGGTGAGCTACCTGCGCGCGATCCACGCCGGCCGCGGCGAGATCCGCGCGACCGGCCGCGTCGTGAAGGAGGGATCGCGCATCGCCTTCGCCGAGGGCGAGATCCGCGACGCCGACGGGAAGCTGCTCGCGACGGCGTCGGGGACCTGCGTCATCACGCGCTAG
- a CDS encoding ArsR/SmtB family transcription factor: MSTDPGRKLIDPERVAAAADGLGDRAVIDEWAQRFSVVADPSRLALLVSIHYAREISVTDLAAVTGMTDTAVSQALRLLRAHGLVTTQRTGRVVRYRLADATVHELIHRVRPHPEEPANDGDDR, from the coding sequence GTGAGCACCGACCCCGGCCGCAAGCTGATCGACCCGGAGCGGGTGGCCGCGGCGGCCGACGGGCTCGGCGACCGCGCCGTCATCGACGAGTGGGCCCAGCGCTTCTCCGTCGTCGCCGACCCCTCGCGGCTCGCGCTGCTCGTCTCGATCCACTACGCGCGGGAGATCAGCGTCACCGACCTCGCCGCGGTCACGGGCATGACGGACACCGCGGTTTCGCAGGCCCTGCGGCTGCTGCGGGCGCACGGCCTGGTCACCACGCAGCGCACCGGCCGGGTGGTGCGCTACCGGCTCGCGGACGCGACCGTGCACGAACTCATCCATCGGGTGCGGCCCCACCCCGAAGAACCCGCGAACGACGGCGATGACCGGTAG
- a CDS encoding HAD family hydrolase, producing MTGLPETITACLFDLDGVLTGTAVLHREAWKRTFDEFLRARDGAGFQEFTDKDYATYVDGRPRADGVREFLKSRGITLPEGDPDDAVDAPTVNGVGNRKNELVLKIIDERGVSPYPGSIRYLDAVKAAGLRIAVVTSSANGAKVLDAGDLSKYVEARVDGLTIRERHLKGKPAPDSFLAGAEALGVKPANAAVFEDAQSGVQAGKAGGFGYVVGVNRADQAEELRAHGADVVVDDLAELLED from the coding sequence ATGACGGGATTGCCGGAAACCATCACCGCGTGCCTTTTCGACCTCGACGGGGTGCTGACCGGAACAGCGGTTCTCCATCGTGAGGCCTGGAAACGGACATTCGACGAATTTCTCCGCGCCCGCGACGGCGCCGGGTTCCAGGAGTTCACGGACAAGGACTACGCGACCTATGTGGACGGCCGCCCCCGCGCCGACGGGGTGCGTGAATTCCTGAAGTCGCGCGGGATAACGCTGCCGGAAGGCGATCCGGACGACGCGGTCGACGCCCCGACCGTCAACGGCGTGGGCAACCGCAAGAACGAGCTGGTGCTGAAGATCATCGACGAGCGCGGCGTGAGCCCCTACCCCGGCTCGATCCGCTACCTCGACGCCGTCAAGGCCGCCGGGCTGCGGATCGCCGTGGTGACATCGTCGGCGAACGGTGCCAAGGTGCTCGACGCGGGTGACCTGAGCAAGTACGTCGAAGCCCGCGTCGACGGCCTCACCATCCGGGAGCGGCACCTCAAGGGCAAGCCCGCGCCGGACTCGTTCCTGGCCGGCGCCGAAGCCCTCGGGGTCAAGCCCGCAAACGCCGCCGTGTTCGAGGACGCCCAGTCCGGCGTCCAGGCCGGAAAGGCGGGCGGGTTCGGGTACGTCGTCGGCGTGAACCGGGCCGACCAGGCCGAAGAACTGCGCGCGCACGGCGCCGACGTCGTCGTCGACGACCTCGCCGAACTGCTGGAGGACTGA